The proteins below come from a single Paraburkholderia flagellata genomic window:
- a CDS encoding H-NS histone family protein: MFDLDGEARERLIVWIRRRMEEYGITFEELEASIAESEKLPKYRDAYGNTWNGEGDMPSWLLRYKHAGQDIEHFRC; encoded by the coding sequence ATGTTCGACCTCGATGGAGAGGCGCGCGAACGGCTCATCGTGTGGATTCGACGCCGCATGGAAGAGTACGGCATTACGTTCGAAGAACTTGAAGCGTCCATTGCCGAAAGCGAAAAACTACCCAAGTACCGCGACGCATACGGGAATACGTGGAATGGCGAGGGCGATATGCCGTCCTGGCTGTTGCGCTATAAGCACGCGGGACAGGATATCGAGCATTTTCGCTGCTAG
- a CDS encoding NnrU family protein, with translation MAILVLGLVIFIGVHSIRILAAPWRAAQIERFGPRAWRGAFAMLSILGFVLIVYGYGLSRRYPVPIWLPPFWMAHVTALLTAIAFIMIVAAYVPGNHFKRALGQPFVSGVALWAFAHLLANGTLNDIILFAVFLVWALFELRGENRRDREAGVVYPAGQASRDVIVIVIGLVVWAVFAFWLHGVLIGVRPLG, from the coding sequence ATGGCGATACTCGTGCTGGGCCTCGTGATTTTCATTGGTGTCCATTCGATCCGTATCCTGGCGGCGCCCTGGCGCGCTGCGCAGATCGAGCGCTTCGGTCCGCGTGCCTGGCGAGGCGCGTTCGCGATGCTCTCCATACTGGGCTTCGTACTGATCGTCTATGGCTACGGTCTGTCACGCCGCTATCCGGTGCCGATCTGGCTGCCGCCGTTCTGGATGGCGCACGTCACGGCGCTCCTCACCGCCATTGCGTTCATCATGATCGTCGCTGCCTATGTGCCGGGCAATCACTTCAAGCGCGCGCTCGGCCAGCCCTTCGTGAGTGGCGTCGCGCTTTGGGCGTTTGCCCATCTGCTCGCCAACGGCACGCTCAACGACATCATTCTCTTCGCGGTTTTCCTCGTCTGGGCGCTGTTCGAACTCAGGGGCGAGAACCGGCGCGATCGCGAGGCCGGGGTCGTCTATCCTGCGGGGCAGGCGTCGCGCGATGTGATCGTCATTGTCATCGGCCTCGTGGTCTGGGCCGTGTTCGCCTTCTGGCTGCATG